A single Argentina anserina chromosome 7, drPotAnse1.1, whole genome shotgun sequence DNA region contains:
- the LOC126802752 gene encoding uncharacterized protein LOC126802752 isoform X1, with translation MASSTAGRRNREIKLPKAAVPQVNQKKDKLKGKELSVEEPRVPPPPSPSPRRTGIKSAEPTSEGPNPTKTKDPSSDKGMASTAKGRRTRRRKSRKANDHQAVAKKANSDTIDQEAQEGPIHTKEEEYSSSDEYLVDRPIPKGWLHLDVLRPSRPTFPHLCPFNAVAKKANSDTIDQEAEAVAKKANSDTIDQEAQVDCPSRFFRNPLPADVSSDSGSELEEPSDPNVYYYL, from the exons ATGGCTTCCTCCACCGCGGGTCGAAGGAACCGTGAGATCAAACTGCCCAAGGCCGCTGTGCCTCAGGTCAACCAGAAAAAAGATAAGCTTAAAG GTAAGGAGCTTTCGGTTGAAGAACCTCGAGTTCCGCCTCCACCAT CTCCCTCCCCTCGCAGAACAGGCATCAAGTCGGCAGAACCCACTTCGG AAGGACCAAACCCCACTAAGACCAAGGATCCATCTTCAGACAAGGGCATGGCTTCCACAGCCAAGGGTCGAAGGACCCGTAGACGCAAATCGCGCAAGGCCAATGACCATCAAG CAGTTGCGAAGAAAGCCAACAGTGACACCATTGACCAGGAAGCTCAGG AAGGACCTATTCACACCAAGGAGGAGGAATATTCTTCTTCCGACGAAT ATTTGGTTGATCGACCGATTCCAAAGGGGTGGCTCCATTTAGATGTATTGAGACCAAGTAGACCAACTTTTCCCCACCTTTGTCCCTTTAATG CAGTTGCGAAGAAAGCCAACAGTGACACCATTGACCAGGAAGCTGAGG CAGTTGCGAAGAAAGCCAACAGTGACACCATTGACCAGGAAGCTCAGG tAGATTGTCCTAGCCGCTTTTTTCGGAATCCATTACCGGCGGATGTCTCATCAGATTCAGGCTCAG AACTAGAAGAGCCTTCTGATCCGAATGTGTACTATTATCTCTGA
- the LOC126802752 gene encoding uncharacterized protein LOC126802752 isoform X13, which translates to MASSTAGRRNREIKLPKAAVPQVNQKKDKLKGKELSVEEPRVPPPPSPSPRRTGIKSAEPTSEGPNPTKTKDPSSDKGMASTAKGRRTRRRKSRKANDHQAVAKKANSDTIDQEAQEGPIHTKEEEYSSSDEYLVDRPIPKGWLHLDVLRPSRPTFPHLCPFNVAKKANSDTIDQEAQVDCPSRFFRNPLPADVSSDSGSELEEPSDPNVYYYL; encoded by the exons ATGGCTTCCTCCACCGCGGGTCGAAGGAACCGTGAGATCAAACTGCCCAAGGCCGCTGTGCCTCAGGTCAACCAGAAAAAAGATAAGCTTAAAG GTAAGGAGCTTTCGGTTGAAGAACCTCGAGTTCCGCCTCCACCAT CTCCCTCCCCTCGCAGAACAGGCATCAAGTCGGCAGAACCCACTTCGG AAGGACCAAACCCCACTAAGACCAAGGATCCATCTTCAGACAAGGGCATGGCTTCCACAGCCAAGGGTCGAAGGACCCGTAGACGCAAATCGCGCAAGGCCAATGACCATCAAG CAGTTGCGAAGAAAGCCAACAGTGACACCATTGACCAGGAAGCTCAGG AAGGACCTATTCACACCAAGGAGGAGGAATATTCTTCTTCCGACGAAT ATTTGGTTGATCGACCGATTCCAAAGGGGTGGCTCCATTTAGATGTATTGAGACCAAGTAGACCAACTTTTCCCCACCTTTGTCCCTTTAATG TTGCGAAGAAAGCCAACAGTGACACCATTGACCAGGAAGCTCAGG tAGATTGTCCTAGCCGCTTTTTTCGGAATCCATTACCGGCGGATGTCTCATCAGATTCAGGCTCAG AACTAGAAGAGCCTTCTGATCCGAATGTGTACTATTATCTCTGA
- the LOC126802752 gene encoding uncharacterized protein LOC126802752 isoform X11, giving the protein MASSTAGRRNREIKLPKAAVPQVNQKKDKLKGKELSVEEPRVPPPPSPSPRRTGIKSAEPTSEGPNPTKTKDPSSDKGMASTAKGRRTRRRKSRKANDHQAVAKKANSDTIDQEAQEGPIHTKEEEYSSSDEYLVDRPIPKGWLHLDVLRPIAKKANSDTIDQEAEVAKKANSDTIDQEAQVDCPSRFFRNPLPADVSSDSGSELEEPSDPNVYYYL; this is encoded by the exons ATGGCTTCCTCCACCGCGGGTCGAAGGAACCGTGAGATCAAACTGCCCAAGGCCGCTGTGCCTCAGGTCAACCAGAAAAAAGATAAGCTTAAAG GTAAGGAGCTTTCGGTTGAAGAACCTCGAGTTCCGCCTCCACCAT CTCCCTCCCCTCGCAGAACAGGCATCAAGTCGGCAGAACCCACTTCGG AAGGACCAAACCCCACTAAGACCAAGGATCCATCTTCAGACAAGGGCATGGCTTCCACAGCCAAGGGTCGAAGGACCCGTAGACGCAAATCGCGCAAGGCCAATGACCATCAAG CAGTTGCGAAGAAAGCCAACAGTGACACCATTGACCAGGAAGCTCAGG AAGGACCTATTCACACCAAGGAGGAGGAATATTCTTCTTCCGACGAAT ATTTGGTTGATCGACCGATTCCAAAGGGGTGGCTCCATTTAGATGTATTGAGACCAA TTGCGAAGAAAGCCAACAGTGACACCATTGACCAGGAAGCTGAGG TTGCGAAGAAAGCCAACAGTGACACCATTGACCAGGAAGCTCAGG tAGATTGTCCTAGCCGCTTTTTTCGGAATCCATTACCGGCGGATGTCTCATCAGATTCAGGCTCAG AACTAGAAGAGCCTTCTGATCCGAATGTGTACTATTATCTCTGA
- the LOC126802752 gene encoding uncharacterized protein LOC126802752 isoform X8 has product MASSTAGRRNREIKLPKAAVPQVNQKKDKLKGKELSVEEPRVPPPPSPSPRRTGIKSAEPTSEGPNPTKTKDPSSDKGMASTAKGRRTRRRKSRKANDHQAVAKKANSDTIDQEAQEGPIHTKEEEYSSSDEYLVDRPIPKGWLHLDVLRPSRPTFPHLCPFNAVAKKANSDTIDQEAEVAKKANSDTIDQEAQDCPSRFFRNPLPADVSSDSGSELEEPSDPNVYYYL; this is encoded by the exons ATGGCTTCCTCCACCGCGGGTCGAAGGAACCGTGAGATCAAACTGCCCAAGGCCGCTGTGCCTCAGGTCAACCAGAAAAAAGATAAGCTTAAAG GTAAGGAGCTTTCGGTTGAAGAACCTCGAGTTCCGCCTCCACCAT CTCCCTCCCCTCGCAGAACAGGCATCAAGTCGGCAGAACCCACTTCGG AAGGACCAAACCCCACTAAGACCAAGGATCCATCTTCAGACAAGGGCATGGCTTCCACAGCCAAGGGTCGAAGGACCCGTAGACGCAAATCGCGCAAGGCCAATGACCATCAAG CAGTTGCGAAGAAAGCCAACAGTGACACCATTGACCAGGAAGCTCAGG AAGGACCTATTCACACCAAGGAGGAGGAATATTCTTCTTCCGACGAAT ATTTGGTTGATCGACCGATTCCAAAGGGGTGGCTCCATTTAGATGTATTGAGACCAAGTAGACCAACTTTTCCCCACCTTTGTCCCTTTAATG CAGTTGCGAAGAAAGCCAACAGTGACACCATTGACCAGGAAGCTGAGG TTGCGAAGAAAGCCAACAGTGACACCATTGACCAGGAAGCTCAGG ATTGTCCTAGCCGCTTTTTTCGGAATCCATTACCGGCGGATGTCTCATCAGATTCAGGCTCAG AACTAGAAGAGCCTTCTGATCCGAATGTGTACTATTATCTCTGA
- the LOC126802752 gene encoding uncharacterized protein LOC126802752 isoform X10, with the protein MASSTAGRRNREIKLPKAAVPQVNQKKDKLKGKELSVEEPRVPPPPSPSPRRTGIKSAEPTSEGPNPTKTKDPSSDKGMASTAKGRRTRRRKSRKANDHQAVAKKANSDTIDQEAQEGPIHTKEEEYSSSDEYLVDRPIPKGWLHLDVLRPIAKKANSDTIDQEAEAVAKKANSDTIDQEAQVDCPSRFFRNPLPADVSSDSGSELEEPSDPNVYYYL; encoded by the exons ATGGCTTCCTCCACCGCGGGTCGAAGGAACCGTGAGATCAAACTGCCCAAGGCCGCTGTGCCTCAGGTCAACCAGAAAAAAGATAAGCTTAAAG GTAAGGAGCTTTCGGTTGAAGAACCTCGAGTTCCGCCTCCACCAT CTCCCTCCCCTCGCAGAACAGGCATCAAGTCGGCAGAACCCACTTCGG AAGGACCAAACCCCACTAAGACCAAGGATCCATCTTCAGACAAGGGCATGGCTTCCACAGCCAAGGGTCGAAGGACCCGTAGACGCAAATCGCGCAAGGCCAATGACCATCAAG CAGTTGCGAAGAAAGCCAACAGTGACACCATTGACCAGGAAGCTCAGG AAGGACCTATTCACACCAAGGAGGAGGAATATTCTTCTTCCGACGAAT ATTTGGTTGATCGACCGATTCCAAAGGGGTGGCTCCATTTAGATGTATTGAGACCAA TTGCGAAGAAAGCCAACAGTGACACCATTGACCAGGAAGCTGAGG CAGTTGCGAAGAAAGCCAACAGTGACACCATTGACCAGGAAGCTCAGG tAGATTGTCCTAGCCGCTTTTTTCGGAATCCATTACCGGCGGATGTCTCATCAGATTCAGGCTCAG AACTAGAAGAGCCTTCTGATCCGAATGTGTACTATTATCTCTGA
- the LOC126802752 gene encoding uncharacterized protein LOC126802752 isoform X3 produces the protein MASSTAGRRNREIKLPKAAVPQVNQKKDKLKGKELSVEEPRVPPPPSPSPRRTGIKSAEPTSEGPNPTKTKDPSSDKGMASTAKGRRTRRRKSRKANDHQAVAKKANSDTIDQEAQEGPIHTKEEEYSSSDEYLVDRPIPKGWLHLDVLRPSRPTFPHLCPFNVAKKANSDTIDQEAEAVAKKANSDTIDQEAQVDCPSRFFRNPLPADVSSDSGSELEEPSDPNVYYYL, from the exons ATGGCTTCCTCCACCGCGGGTCGAAGGAACCGTGAGATCAAACTGCCCAAGGCCGCTGTGCCTCAGGTCAACCAGAAAAAAGATAAGCTTAAAG GTAAGGAGCTTTCGGTTGAAGAACCTCGAGTTCCGCCTCCACCAT CTCCCTCCCCTCGCAGAACAGGCATCAAGTCGGCAGAACCCACTTCGG AAGGACCAAACCCCACTAAGACCAAGGATCCATCTTCAGACAAGGGCATGGCTTCCACAGCCAAGGGTCGAAGGACCCGTAGACGCAAATCGCGCAAGGCCAATGACCATCAAG CAGTTGCGAAGAAAGCCAACAGTGACACCATTGACCAGGAAGCTCAGG AAGGACCTATTCACACCAAGGAGGAGGAATATTCTTCTTCCGACGAAT ATTTGGTTGATCGACCGATTCCAAAGGGGTGGCTCCATTTAGATGTATTGAGACCAAGTAGACCAACTTTTCCCCACCTTTGTCCCTTTAATG TTGCGAAGAAAGCCAACAGTGACACCATTGACCAGGAAGCTGAGG CAGTTGCGAAGAAAGCCAACAGTGACACCATTGACCAGGAAGCTCAGG tAGATTGTCCTAGCCGCTTTTTTCGGAATCCATTACCGGCGGATGTCTCATCAGATTCAGGCTCAG AACTAGAAGAGCCTTCTGATCCGAATGTGTACTATTATCTCTGA
- the LOC126802752 gene encoding uncharacterized protein LOC126802752 isoform X2, with protein sequence MASSTAGRRNREIKLPKAAVPQVNQKKDKLKGKELSVEEPRVPPPPSPSPRRTGIKSAEPTSEGPNPTKTKDPSSDKGMASTAKGRRTRRRKSRKANDHQVAKKANSDTIDQEAQEGPIHTKEEEYSSSDEYLVDRPIPKGWLHLDVLRPSRPTFPHLCPFNAVAKKANSDTIDQEAEAVAKKANSDTIDQEAQVDCPSRFFRNPLPADVSSDSGSELEEPSDPNVYYYL encoded by the exons ATGGCTTCCTCCACCGCGGGTCGAAGGAACCGTGAGATCAAACTGCCCAAGGCCGCTGTGCCTCAGGTCAACCAGAAAAAAGATAAGCTTAAAG GTAAGGAGCTTTCGGTTGAAGAACCTCGAGTTCCGCCTCCACCAT CTCCCTCCCCTCGCAGAACAGGCATCAAGTCGGCAGAACCCACTTCGG AAGGACCAAACCCCACTAAGACCAAGGATCCATCTTCAGACAAGGGCATGGCTTCCACAGCCAAGGGTCGAAGGACCCGTAGACGCAAATCGCGCAAGGCCAATGACCATCAAG TTGCGAAGAAAGCCAACAGTGACACCATTGACCAGGAAGCTCAGG AAGGACCTATTCACACCAAGGAGGAGGAATATTCTTCTTCCGACGAAT ATTTGGTTGATCGACCGATTCCAAAGGGGTGGCTCCATTTAGATGTATTGAGACCAAGTAGACCAACTTTTCCCCACCTTTGTCCCTTTAATG CAGTTGCGAAGAAAGCCAACAGTGACACCATTGACCAGGAAGCTGAGG CAGTTGCGAAGAAAGCCAACAGTGACACCATTGACCAGGAAGCTCAGG tAGATTGTCCTAGCCGCTTTTTTCGGAATCCATTACCGGCGGATGTCTCATCAGATTCAGGCTCAG AACTAGAAGAGCCTTCTGATCCGAATGTGTACTATTATCTCTGA
- the LOC126802752 gene encoding uncharacterized protein LOC126802752 isoform X6: protein MASSTAGRRNREIKLPKAAVPQVNQKKDKLKGKELSVEEPRVPPPPSPSPRRTGIKSAEPTSEGPNPTKTKDPSSDKGMASTAKGRRTRRRKSRKANDHQAVAKKANSDTIDQEAQEGPIHTKEEEYSSSDEYLVDRPIPKGWLHLDVLRPSRPTFPHLCPFNVAKKANSDTIDQEAEVAKKANSDTIDQEAQVDCPSRFFRNPLPADVSSDSGSELEEPSDPNVYYYL, encoded by the exons ATGGCTTCCTCCACCGCGGGTCGAAGGAACCGTGAGATCAAACTGCCCAAGGCCGCTGTGCCTCAGGTCAACCAGAAAAAAGATAAGCTTAAAG GTAAGGAGCTTTCGGTTGAAGAACCTCGAGTTCCGCCTCCACCAT CTCCCTCCCCTCGCAGAACAGGCATCAAGTCGGCAGAACCCACTTCGG AAGGACCAAACCCCACTAAGACCAAGGATCCATCTTCAGACAAGGGCATGGCTTCCACAGCCAAGGGTCGAAGGACCCGTAGACGCAAATCGCGCAAGGCCAATGACCATCAAG CAGTTGCGAAGAAAGCCAACAGTGACACCATTGACCAGGAAGCTCAGG AAGGACCTATTCACACCAAGGAGGAGGAATATTCTTCTTCCGACGAAT ATTTGGTTGATCGACCGATTCCAAAGGGGTGGCTCCATTTAGATGTATTGAGACCAAGTAGACCAACTTTTCCCCACCTTTGTCCCTTTAATG TTGCGAAGAAAGCCAACAGTGACACCATTGACCAGGAAGCTGAGG TTGCGAAGAAAGCCAACAGTGACACCATTGACCAGGAAGCTCAGG tAGATTGTCCTAGCCGCTTTTTTCGGAATCCATTACCGGCGGATGTCTCATCAGATTCAGGCTCAG AACTAGAAGAGCCTTCTGATCCGAATGTGTACTATTATCTCTGA
- the LOC126802752 gene encoding uncharacterized protein LOC126802752 isoform X9 codes for MASSTAGRRNREIKLPKAAVPQVNQKKDKLKGKELSVEEPRVPPPPSPSPRRTGIKSAEPTSEGPNPTKTKDPSSDKGMASTAKGRRTRRRKSRKANDHQAVAKKANSDTIDQEAQEGPIHTKEEEYSSSDEYLVDRPIPKGWLHLDVLRPSRPTFPHLCPFNVAKKANSDTIDQEAEVAKKANSDTIDQEAQDCPSRFFRNPLPADVSSDSGSELEEPSDPNVYYYL; via the exons ATGGCTTCCTCCACCGCGGGTCGAAGGAACCGTGAGATCAAACTGCCCAAGGCCGCTGTGCCTCAGGTCAACCAGAAAAAAGATAAGCTTAAAG GTAAGGAGCTTTCGGTTGAAGAACCTCGAGTTCCGCCTCCACCAT CTCCCTCCCCTCGCAGAACAGGCATCAAGTCGGCAGAACCCACTTCGG AAGGACCAAACCCCACTAAGACCAAGGATCCATCTTCAGACAAGGGCATGGCTTCCACAGCCAAGGGTCGAAGGACCCGTAGACGCAAATCGCGCAAGGCCAATGACCATCAAG CAGTTGCGAAGAAAGCCAACAGTGACACCATTGACCAGGAAGCTCAGG AAGGACCTATTCACACCAAGGAGGAGGAATATTCTTCTTCCGACGAAT ATTTGGTTGATCGACCGATTCCAAAGGGGTGGCTCCATTTAGATGTATTGAGACCAAGTAGACCAACTTTTCCCCACCTTTGTCCCTTTAATG TTGCGAAGAAAGCCAACAGTGACACCATTGACCAGGAAGCTGAGG TTGCGAAGAAAGCCAACAGTGACACCATTGACCAGGAAGCTCAGG ATTGTCCTAGCCGCTTTTTTCGGAATCCATTACCGGCGGATGTCTCATCAGATTCAGGCTCAG AACTAGAAGAGCCTTCTGATCCGAATGTGTACTATTATCTCTGA
- the LOC126802752 gene encoding uncharacterized protein LOC126802752 isoform X5, with the protein MASSTAGRRNREIKLPKAAVPQVNQKKDKLKGKELSVEEPRVPPPPSPSPRRTGIKSAEPTSEGPNPTKTKDPSSDKGMASTAKGRRTRRRKSRKANDHQAVAKKANSDTIDQEAQEGPIHTKEEEYSSSDEYLVDRPIPKGWLHLDVLRPSRPTFPHLCPFNAVAKKANSDTIDQEAEAVAKKANSDTIDQEAQDCPSRFFRNPLPADVSSDSGSELEEPSDPNVYYYL; encoded by the exons ATGGCTTCCTCCACCGCGGGTCGAAGGAACCGTGAGATCAAACTGCCCAAGGCCGCTGTGCCTCAGGTCAACCAGAAAAAAGATAAGCTTAAAG GTAAGGAGCTTTCGGTTGAAGAACCTCGAGTTCCGCCTCCACCAT CTCCCTCCCCTCGCAGAACAGGCATCAAGTCGGCAGAACCCACTTCGG AAGGACCAAACCCCACTAAGACCAAGGATCCATCTTCAGACAAGGGCATGGCTTCCACAGCCAAGGGTCGAAGGACCCGTAGACGCAAATCGCGCAAGGCCAATGACCATCAAG CAGTTGCGAAGAAAGCCAACAGTGACACCATTGACCAGGAAGCTCAGG AAGGACCTATTCACACCAAGGAGGAGGAATATTCTTCTTCCGACGAAT ATTTGGTTGATCGACCGATTCCAAAGGGGTGGCTCCATTTAGATGTATTGAGACCAAGTAGACCAACTTTTCCCCACCTTTGTCCCTTTAATG CAGTTGCGAAGAAAGCCAACAGTGACACCATTGACCAGGAAGCTGAGG CAGTTGCGAAGAAAGCCAACAGTGACACCATTGACCAGGAAGCTCAGG ATTGTCCTAGCCGCTTTTTTCGGAATCCATTACCGGCGGATGTCTCATCAGATTCAGGCTCAG AACTAGAAGAGCCTTCTGATCCGAATGTGTACTATTATCTCTGA
- the LOC126802752 gene encoding uncharacterized protein LOC126802752 isoform X7 encodes MASSTAGRRNREIKLPKAAVPQVNQKKDKLKGKELSVEEPRVPPPPSPSPRRTGIKSAEPTSEGPNPTKTKDPSSDKGMASTAKGRRTRRRKSRKANDHQAVAKKANSDTIDQEAQEGPIHTKEEEYSSSDEYLVDRPIPKGWLHLDVLRPSRPTFPHLCPFNVAKKANSDTIDQEAEAVAKKANSDTIDQEAQDCPSRFFRNPLPADVSSDSGSELEEPSDPNVYYYL; translated from the exons ATGGCTTCCTCCACCGCGGGTCGAAGGAACCGTGAGATCAAACTGCCCAAGGCCGCTGTGCCTCAGGTCAACCAGAAAAAAGATAAGCTTAAAG GTAAGGAGCTTTCGGTTGAAGAACCTCGAGTTCCGCCTCCACCAT CTCCCTCCCCTCGCAGAACAGGCATCAAGTCGGCAGAACCCACTTCGG AAGGACCAAACCCCACTAAGACCAAGGATCCATCTTCAGACAAGGGCATGGCTTCCACAGCCAAGGGTCGAAGGACCCGTAGACGCAAATCGCGCAAGGCCAATGACCATCAAG CAGTTGCGAAGAAAGCCAACAGTGACACCATTGACCAGGAAGCTCAGG AAGGACCTATTCACACCAAGGAGGAGGAATATTCTTCTTCCGACGAAT ATTTGGTTGATCGACCGATTCCAAAGGGGTGGCTCCATTTAGATGTATTGAGACCAAGTAGACCAACTTTTCCCCACCTTTGTCCCTTTAATG TTGCGAAGAAAGCCAACAGTGACACCATTGACCAGGAAGCTGAGG CAGTTGCGAAGAAAGCCAACAGTGACACCATTGACCAGGAAGCTCAGG ATTGTCCTAGCCGCTTTTTTCGGAATCCATTACCGGCGGATGTCTCATCAGATTCAGGCTCAG AACTAGAAGAGCCTTCTGATCCGAATGTGTACTATTATCTCTGA
- the LOC126802752 gene encoding uncharacterized protein LOC126802752 isoform X4: MASSTAGRRNREIKLPKAAVPQVNQKKDKLKGKELSVEEPRVPPPPSPSPRRTGIKSAEPTSEGPNPTKTKDPSSDKGMASTAKGRRTRRRKSRKANDHQAVAKKANSDTIDQEAQEGPIHTKEEEYSSSDEYLVDRPIPKGWLHLDVLRPSRPTFPHLCPFNAVAKKANSDTIDQEAEVAKKANSDTIDQEAQVDCPSRFFRNPLPADVSSDSGSELEEPSDPNVYYYL, from the exons ATGGCTTCCTCCACCGCGGGTCGAAGGAACCGTGAGATCAAACTGCCCAAGGCCGCTGTGCCTCAGGTCAACCAGAAAAAAGATAAGCTTAAAG GTAAGGAGCTTTCGGTTGAAGAACCTCGAGTTCCGCCTCCACCAT CTCCCTCCCCTCGCAGAACAGGCATCAAGTCGGCAGAACCCACTTCGG AAGGACCAAACCCCACTAAGACCAAGGATCCATCTTCAGACAAGGGCATGGCTTCCACAGCCAAGGGTCGAAGGACCCGTAGACGCAAATCGCGCAAGGCCAATGACCATCAAG CAGTTGCGAAGAAAGCCAACAGTGACACCATTGACCAGGAAGCTCAGG AAGGACCTATTCACACCAAGGAGGAGGAATATTCTTCTTCCGACGAAT ATTTGGTTGATCGACCGATTCCAAAGGGGTGGCTCCATTTAGATGTATTGAGACCAAGTAGACCAACTTTTCCCCACCTTTGTCCCTTTAATG CAGTTGCGAAGAAAGCCAACAGTGACACCATTGACCAGGAAGCTGAGG TTGCGAAGAAAGCCAACAGTGACACCATTGACCAGGAAGCTCAGG tAGATTGTCCTAGCCGCTTTTTTCGGAATCCATTACCGGCGGATGTCTCATCAGATTCAGGCTCAG AACTAGAAGAGCCTTCTGATCCGAATGTGTACTATTATCTCTGA
- the LOC126802752 gene encoding uncharacterized protein LOC126802752 isoform X12 → MASSTAGRRNREIKLPKAAVPQVNQKKDKLKGKELSVEEPRVPPPPSPSPRRTGIKSAEPTSEGPNPTKTKDPSSDKGMASTAKGRRTRRRKSRKANDHQAVAKKANSDTIDQEAQEGPIHTKEEEYSSSDEYLVDRPIPKGWLHLDVLRPIAKKANSDTIDQEAEVAKKANSDTIDQEAQDCPSRFFRNPLPADVSSDSGSELEEPSDPNVYYYL, encoded by the exons ATGGCTTCCTCCACCGCGGGTCGAAGGAACCGTGAGATCAAACTGCCCAAGGCCGCTGTGCCTCAGGTCAACCAGAAAAAAGATAAGCTTAAAG GTAAGGAGCTTTCGGTTGAAGAACCTCGAGTTCCGCCTCCACCAT CTCCCTCCCCTCGCAGAACAGGCATCAAGTCGGCAGAACCCACTTCGG AAGGACCAAACCCCACTAAGACCAAGGATCCATCTTCAGACAAGGGCATGGCTTCCACAGCCAAGGGTCGAAGGACCCGTAGACGCAAATCGCGCAAGGCCAATGACCATCAAG CAGTTGCGAAGAAAGCCAACAGTGACACCATTGACCAGGAAGCTCAGG AAGGACCTATTCACACCAAGGAGGAGGAATATTCTTCTTCCGACGAAT ATTTGGTTGATCGACCGATTCCAAAGGGGTGGCTCCATTTAGATGTATTGAGACCAA TTGCGAAGAAAGCCAACAGTGACACCATTGACCAGGAAGCTGAGG TTGCGAAGAAAGCCAACAGTGACACCATTGACCAGGAAGCTCAGG ATTGTCCTAGCCGCTTTTTTCGGAATCCATTACCGGCGGATGTCTCATCAGATTCAGGCTCAG AACTAGAAGAGCCTTCTGATCCGAATGTGTACTATTATCTCTGA